From the genome of Rhizobacter sp. AJA081-3:
GGAGGGCTCTCAGCTGCAGACCTTCAGCATCCAGGACAGCGGCGGCACGAAGAAGACGGTGGCCAAGGGCATCGAGCTGATCGAGTGGATGCTGGAAGAGGCCAACCGCGTCCAGCGCCAGCCGGTGCCGGCCAGCCACATCACCGTGGGCCTGCAGTGCGGCGGCTCCGACGGCTATTCCGGCATCAGCGCCAACCCGGCGCTGGGCGCCGCGGTGGACCGCCTGGTGCGCCATGGCGGCACGGCCATCCTGTCCGAATCTCCCGAGGTCTACGGCGGCGAGCACCTGCTGACGCGGCGCGCCGTGTCGCAGCAGGTCGCCGACAAGCTGGTCGCCCGACTCAAGTGGTGGGAAGACTACTGCGCGCGCAACGGCGGCGAGATGGACAACAACCCCTCGGCCGGCAACAAGGCCGGCGGCCTGACCACCATCCTCGAGAAGAGCCTGGGCGCGATCGCCAAGAGCGGCACGACCAACCTGGTCGAGGTCTACGAGTACGCGCAACCCGTCACGGCCAAGGGCCTCGTCTTCATGGACACGCCCGGCTACGACCCGGTGTCGGCCACCGGGCAGGTGGCCGGCGGCGCCAACCTGATCTGCTTCACCACCGGCCGAGGCTCGGCTTACGGCTGCGCGCCCTCGCCGTCGCTGAAGCTGAGCACCAACACGGCCCTGTGGCTCAAGCAGGAAGACGACATCGACATCAACTGTGGCGAGGTGGTCGACGGCACGGCCAGCATCGACGAACTGGGCGAGCGCATCTTCCGCCTGATGCTGGAGACGGCCTCCGGCCGCCAGACCAAGAGCGAGGGGCACGGCTACGGCCAGAGCGAGTTCGTGCCCTGGCAACTCGGCGCGGTCATGTAGCGGTCGGCGCCCGTCACACCCTGTTGCTGGACAGGGCTGGGCGGCTGCGCGAGGATGGGGCCGCCGTCCACGGAGGGGGTCACCATGACGCGCGCACTTCGTTCCCTGCTTCGCGCCATCGCTGCGCTCGGCCTGGCCGTGTCTCTGTCGGCACAGGCCGCCGGCGTCTCCCGGGCCGACGCGCAGAAGGTGCGCGCGGTCATCCAGGCCCAGCTCGCTGCCTTCGCGGCCGACGACGCGCGGCGCGCCTTCTCGTTCGCAGCGCCCGGCATCCGCCAGATGTTCGGCACGCCGCAGCGCTTTCTCGACATGGTGCGCGAGGGCTACCCGGTGGTCTACCGGCCGGCCTCGGTCGGCTTCCTGAAGCCCGAAGCCAACGGTCGCACGGTCATCCAGGCCGTCGAGATGGCCGATGGCGAGGGCACGCTGTGGGTCGCCGTCTATCAGCTCGAGCGCCACAAGGGTGCCTGGCGCATCACCGGCTGCGAGCTGGTGCCCAGCGACGGCAAGGTGATCTGATTCACCGCCGCGCAGCCAAGCTCACCATCTCGGGGCAGGCCATGCACCAGCAGGGCTGCTGATCGCACCGCGCCGGACAGGACATCAGCCCGCCTTCCTGGGCAGGGCACATGGCACGGCCTATGCATCACTCATCGCAAGCGCAGTGACGGCCGTCCGTCACTTTCCGGTTGGCGTGCCGAACTCAGTGCGTGCGTGCTCGCAGAATGAGTCGGCCAACGGGTTCGTCCCATTTCTTGCGTGGCTCGCAGGCACCTGGCTTCAGGAGTCGAGACGATGTGCGAGCGCCATGGCAACACCCATTCCCAACTGAGTTCCCTGTCCCGCCGGGGATTCCTCAAATCCTCTTCGGCCACCGCGGTGTCGGTGGCCCTGCCCGCGGGGCTGGCCGCCGCGCTGGGCGCGACGGACGCGGCAGCAGCCACCACCCTCAAGGCCACGCACGGCGCGGGCCTGTGCAACCTGGGCATCTTCCTCGCGAAGAAGCGTGAGCTGGCCAAGGCCGACGGCGTCGAGCTCGACTTCGTCGTCACGCCGACCACCACCGACGTGGTCACGCTGTTCGGCTCCGGCCAGGTGGACATCTCGGTGATTCCCTATTCCAACTTCCTCACCCTGGTGGACGCCGGCGCACCCGTGCGCATGGTGGCCGGCGCCGGCGTCGAGGGCTGCATCCTGATCGGCCGCGACGGCATCAAGACCGCCGCCGACCTGAAGGGCAAGACCATCGGCACCTTCCAGGCCGACACGCTGGAGGTACTGCCCTACGACTACCTGAAGAAGGCCGGCATGTCGTTCAAGGACGTGAAGATGGCCTACTTCAACACCTCGCCCGAGCTGGCCGCCGCCTTCATCAACGGCGGCATCGATGCGGTCTGCCACATCGAGCCCTACGCCACGCAGTGCCTGACCTCGCGCAAGGGCGCCACGGTGCTGACCGACGGGCGCGACGTCTACGGCCGCAACTACGCCGACTGCGTGCTGGCCGCGCGCATCCCGCTGATCGAGAAGAACCCGCAGGCGATCAAGGCCGTCATCAAGGCGATGTTCGTCGCGCAGAGCCAGGCAGAGAAGGACCCGGCCGCGGCGCTGAAGGACACCGTCGGCACCTATTACAAGACCTCGCTCGAGGCGGCCACGCTGGCGCAGAGCAAGCAGCCGGTGATGATCGATCAGCGGCACAACGCGAAGTTCTTCGCCGAGCGCGGCCAGTCGATGATGGAGATGGGCTACGTGAAGAAGCCCATGCCGGCCAGCGCGCTCGACTGGAGCCTGATCGAGCAGGTGATCAAGGAGAACAAGCCGCTGTACGACTCGCTCAGGCTGAAGGCGGCCTGAGGCGCGCCATGGCTGCCGTTCCTGCCATGGTGGAGCCTGCCGTGCCCCTGGCCCCGCCGGTGGCCGCCGCCGCGCGGCAGCGCCCCTCGGCGCTGCTCGCGCGGCTGCGCTCCGCGCTGTGGGCCTGCGCCTCGGTCGGGCTGTTCGTCGGGGTGTGGGAGTTCTCCTGGTGGCGCGGCTGGGCCGACCCGCTGCTGCTGCCGCCGCCGCACCTGTTCCTGGCGAACCTGGCCGACCAGTTCCGCTTCTTCGACCCGAACGGCGACCGCGCCGGCGCGCTGTCCTCGGGCGGCAGCCTCGGCTCGGTGCTCGGCGTGATCGCCTGGACCTCGCTGCGCGTGACGGCCGGGCTGGCGCTGGGCTTCGTGCTCTCGCTGGCGGTGGGCGTGGGCATCCGCTACTTCGGCGTGTTCGGCAAGCTCACGCTGCCGACCATCACGCTGCTCGCGCCGATCTCGCCGGTCGCCTGGCTGCCGGTGGCGGTGTTCATGTTCGGCATCGGCAACCCGCCGGCGGTGTTCCTGGTCTTCATCTCGGTGTTCTTCGTGATGGTGCTGTCCACGCTGTCGCAGATCGACGCGGTGCCGGCGAGCTACCTGCGCGTGGCGCGCATCATGGGCGCCACCAAGCGGCAGCTGTTCCGCCACGTCATCCTGCCGGCCATCCTGCCGGGCCTGTTCGTGACGCTGCGGCTGAACCTGTTCGCCGCCTGGATGGTGGTGCTGATCGCCGAAGCCGTGGGCGTGGGCTCCGGCCTCGGCCAGGTGGTGATGATGGCGCGCAACACCTTCAACGCCAGCCTGGTGTTCTTCACGATGACGCTGATCGGCCTGGCCGGCTTCGCCTTCGACCAGGCACTGCGCTGGGTGCAGCGCCGCGTGCTGTGGTGGGTGGGCCCTTCCGCCGCCGCGGGAGGCCTGTGATGGGCAGCGCCATTCAACTGAACCGCGTCACCAAGATCTGGAACGAGGGCGAGCCCGGCGCGGTCACCGCAGTCGAGTCGCTCTCGCTGCAGGTCGGCGAAGGCGAGTTCGTCGTGCTGCTCGGCCCCTCGGGCTGCGGCAAGAGCAGCCTGCTGTACATGCTGGCCGGGCTGGAGCAGCCCAGCGCCGGCGAGTTGCTGTGTGATGGCAGGCGCGTCGCCGGCCCGGCGCCCGAGCGCAGCATGATCTTCCAGGAGGCCTCGCTCTACCCCTGGCTCACCGTGCTCGACAACGTCGCTCTCGGGCTGCGGCTGCAGGGGGTGGAACGGGCCGAGCGCGAAACCCGCGCCCAGGCCCTGCTGCGCCAGGTCGGCCTGGGCGACATGGGCCAGCGGCGGCCGCACGAACTCTCCGGCGGCATGCGCCAGCGTGTCGCGCTGGCCCGCGCACTGGCGATGAAGCCCAGGGTGCTGCTGATGGACGAGCCCTTCGCCGCGCTCGACGTGCAGACGCGCGCCCGCATGCAGGGCCACCTGCTCGAAGTGTGGCGCGCCAGCGGCGCCAGCGTGCTGCTGGTGACGCACTCGATCGACGAGGCGCTCGCGCTGGCCGACCGCATCGTCGTCTTCACCGCCCGGCCGGGGCGCGTGAAGCACGAGGTGAGCGTCGAGCTGCCGCGCCCGCGCAACCCCCACGACCTGCGAATGGTCGACCTGCACCGCCAGCTCACCGAGCTGCTGGCCGACGAGGTCGACCGCGCCTTCCTCGAACAGGAAACCCGATGACCGTCTCCCTCGTCTCGGCCCGCTGGATCGTCACCGGCGTGGCCGATCGGCACACGCCCGTGATCCACTCGGACGCCGCCCTCGCCCACGACAACGGCCGCGTCATCGCGGTCGGCCCGGCGGCACAGATGCGCGCCGCCTACCCCGGCGCGAGCGAAACCCGCTACCCGCAGCACATGATGCTGCCGGGCTTCGTCAACAGCCACCACCACGTCGGCATGACCCCGCTGCAGCTGGGCTCGCCCGACTACGCGCTGGAGCTGTGGTTCGCCAGCCGGCTGTCGGCACGCGACATCGACCCCTACCTCGACACGCTGTACTCGGCGTTCGAGATGCTGGCCTCCGGCGTGACCACGGTGCAGCACATCCACGGCTGGATGCGCGGGCCCTACAGCCATGTGCACGACACGGCGTCGGCGGTGCTGAACGCCTACCGCGACATCGGCATGCGCGCCTCGTACTGCTTCGCGGTGCGCGAGCAGAACCGCTTCGTCTACGAGGCCGACGAAGACTTCTGCGCCCGCCTGCCGCCCGAGGTGGGCGCGGCGATGGCCGCGCACCTGAAGGCGCAGGCCATGCCCTTCGCCGACTTCATGCAGCTGTTCGACGACCTGGTGGCCGAGAACCGCTCCGAGCTCACGCGCATGCAGCTGGCACCGGCCAACCTGCACTGGGTCAGCGACGACGGCCTGCTGGCGATGAAGGAGAAGGCCGACGCCGCCGGCGTGCCGATGCACATGCATCTGCTCGAGACGGCGATGCAGAAGGCGTACGCGAAGCGCCGCACCGGCACCACCGCCGTCAAGCACCTGCACAAGCTCGGCCTGCTCGGCCCGAAGCTCACGCTCGGCCACGGCGTCTGGCTGACCGAGGAGGACATCGAGCTCGCCGCCCACACCGGCACTTGCATCTGCCACAACTGCAGCAGCAACTTCCGCCTGCGCAGCGGCCTGCTGCCGCTGATGGAATACGAGAAGCGCGGCATCACCGTCGGCATGGGCCTGGACGAGGCCGGCCTCAACGACGACCGCGACATGCTGCAGGAGCTGCGCCTGGCGCTGAACGTGCACCGCGTGCCCGGGCTCGACGACGACGAGGTGCCCAGCTGCCCGCAGGTGCTTCGCATGGCCACCGAACACGGCGCCCACACCACCGCCTTCGGCGCCGACATCGGCCGGCTCGACGCGGGCCGCTACTTCGACGCCGTGGTGATCGACTTCGACCGCGCCATGTACCCCTACCAGGACGACGACATCCCGCCGCTGGACGCGCTGATCCAGCGCGCCAAGACCCAGCACGTGGCGGCCGTGATGGTCGGCGGCGAACTGGTCTGCGAGAACGGCCGCTTCACCCGCATCGACCGCGACGCGACGCTGGAGAAGCTCGCCCAGGCGCTGTCGAAGCCGCGCACCGAGGCCGAGAACCACCGGCGCTGGCTGCGCCGCGAAGTCTTCCCGCAGGTGAAGAACTTCTACCGCCACTACCTCGACGAGGAACCTGCTCGCGAGCCGTTCTACGGGAATTCTTCTCGCCGCTGAATGCCCTCGCCAGCGCTGGCACGAAGTTCGCACAAGGAGGTTCATTCGAACCAATCGGGGCCGTTTCACCCGTCAAAGTGCCGTTTAGCGGCGCACGGAGTGACCGGAAACCACATGAACGACAAGAATCGTCACCGCGCGACGCCCACGCCCAAGGGCTATCTGCCGAACTGGGCGCTCGTGCTGTGCATCGCCAGCGCCTTCGTGCTCGTCGCCCTGGCGCGCTCGATCGTCTGAACCGGGTCGCTGCGGCCTGACCCGGCCTCGGGTACGCTCGGCTCCATCGCCACGGAGCCCGAGATGACGAAGTCCTTGATTGCCGCCCTCGCGCTGGCCGCCTGCGCCGCCAGCTCGCGCGCCGAACCGGTCGGCGAGGTCGACACGGTGTTCAAGTGGATCGGCCCCGACCACAAGATCGTCGTCGATGCCTACGACGACCCCGACGTGGCCGGCGTGACCTGCTACGTCTCGCGCGCCAAGACCGGCGGCATCAAGGGCGGTCTGGGCCTGGCCGAGGACAAGGCCGAAGCCTCGATCGCCTGCCGCCAGACCGGCCCGATCAGCTTCCCCAAGCCGCTGCGCCAGCAGGACGAGATGTTCAGCGAGCGCATCTCTCTGGTCTTCAAGAAGCTGCGCGTCGTGCGCATGGTCGACAAGCCGCGCAACACGCTGGTCTACCTGACCTACTCCGACCGCGTCATCGAAGGCTCGCCGCAGAACAGCGTGACCGCGGTGCCGGTGGACCGCGGCACGCCGATCCCGCTGCGCTGAGGAGACGCCATGCAGACCGACCTCGTGATCTCCCGCCTGTTGAATGCGCCGCGCGCCGCACTGTGGCGGGCCTGGACGGAACCCGCCTTGCTGGCGGAGTGGTGGTGCCCGAAGCCCTGGACCACCCAGGTCAAGGCCTTCGAACTGCGCCCCGGCGGCGATTTCCACACCTTCATGCAGGGGCCTGACGGCGGCACCAGCGACAACCCGGGCTCGTTCCTGGAGATCGTGCCCGGGGCCCGGCTCGTCTTCACGTCGCAACTGACCGGGGGCTGGCGGCCGGCCACGCCCTGGATGGCCTTCACGGCCGTCATCAGCCTCGCCGATGAACTGGGCGGCACGCGCTACGTGGCCACCGTGATGCACCCGGACGAGGCGACACGGGCGCGCCATGAGGAGCTCGGCTTCTTCGAGGGGCTGGAACCGGCCATCGACCAGCTCGAGGCGACCGCCCGCCAGATTCCCTGAGAGGTCGCGCTAGAGGAAAACGCGAATGGGAGGCAGCAGGGCAGGCCCGCAAAATTGGCCTGACCACTTGACCACTGCCCTCCGATGAAGATCACCGCCGCGCGCGTCATCGTCTGCTGCCCCGGGCGCAACTTCGTCACCCTGAAGATCGAGACCGACCAGGGCCTGACGGGCCTGGGCGATGCCACGCTCAACGGGCGCGAGCTCGCGGTGGTGAGCTACCTGACGGACCATGTCATCCCCTGCCTGATCGGCCGCGACGCGCACCAGATCGAGGACATCTGGCAATACCTCTACCGCGGCGCCTACTGGCGGCGCGGGCCGGTGACGATGAGCGCCATCGCCGCCGTCGACACCGCGCTGTGGGACCTGAAGGCCAAGGCCGCCGGCATGCCGCTGTACCAGTTGCTCGGCGGCGCCAGCCGCACCGGCGTGATGGTCTACGGGCATGCCAACGGCCGCGACATCGAACAGACCGTCGACGAGGTGCTGCGCTACAAGGAAGAAGGCTACAAGGCGATCCGCGCGCAGAGCGGCGTGCCGGGGCTGGAGAAGGTCTACGGCGTCGGCCGCGGCACGATGTTCTACGAGCCGGCCGATGCCGACCTGCCGAGCGAGCACGACTGGTCGACCGAGAAGTACCTGCGCCACACGCCCCAACTGTTCGAGGCGGTGCGCGCCGCCGTCGGCCCCGACACCCACCTGCTGCACGACGTGCACCACCGCCTCACGCCGATCGAGGCGGCGCGCCTGGGCAAGGACCTGGAGCCCCATCGCCTGTTCTGGATGGAAGACGCCACGCCGGCGGAGAACCAGGAGGCCTTCCGCCTGATCCGCCAGCACACCACCACGCCGCTGGCGGTGGGCGAGGTGTTCAACACCATCTGGGACTGCAAGGACCTGATCCAGAACCAGCTGATCGACTACATCCGCACGACCGTCGTGCACGCCGGCGGCATCACCCACCTGCGGCGCATCGCCGACCTGGCAGCGATGTACCAGGTGCGTACCGGCAGCCATGGCGCGACGGACCTGTCGCCGGTGTGCATGGGCGCGGCGCTGCACTTCGACCTGTGGGTGCCGAACTTCGGCATCCAGGAGTACATGCGTCACACCGAGGAGACGGACGCGGTGTTCCCTCATGCGTACACCTTCGAGGACGGCTTCCTGCACCCCGGCGAGACACCCGGCCACGGCGTCGAGATCGACGAAGCGCTGGCCGCGAGGTACCCCTACCAGCGCGCCTACCTGCCGGTGAACCGGCAGCAGCACGACGGCACGCTGTGGCACTGGTGACTGCATTGGCGGACAAGGCCGGCCTGAGCGCCGGCATCGTGCACCTCGGGCTGGGCGCTTTCGCTCGCGCCCACCTGATCCCCGCCACCGAAGCGGCCATGGCCGCCAGCGGCGAGCGCGACTGGGGCGTGCTCGGCGTGTCTTTGCGCCATGCCGACGTGCGCGATGCGCTTGAGTCGAGCCGCTTCGACTACACCCTCGCGCTGCGCGACGCCGACGCGCACGGCACGCCGCGCGAGCGGCGCGAGCGGCTGCGTACGCTGCTCGGCGTGCTGGTCGCACCGGAAGACCCGCAGGCGGTGCTGGACGCCATCGCCGCACCGGCCACGCGCATCGTCAGCCTGACGGTCACCGAGAAGGGTTACCACCACGACCCCGCCACCGGCGCCTTGAAGCGCGACGACCCCGGCCTCGCCCACGACCTCGCGCACCCGCATTCGCCGCGCACGACGCTCGGCTTCCTGGTGCACGGCCTGGCGCTGCGACATGCGCGCGGGCTCGGCCCCGTGACCCTGCTGTCCTGCGACAACCTGCCCAGCAACGGCGCCACGCTGCGCGGCCTGGTGCTGGCCTTCGCGGCGCAGGTGGATGCGCGGCTGGCGGACTGGATCGCCAGCACCTGCCGCTTCCCGAACGACATGGTCGACCGCATCGTGCCGCGCAACGACGACCTCACGGTGGTGACGGCCGAGCCCTTCTTCGACTGGGCCATCGAGGACGACTTCGCCGCCGGCCGGCCCGACTGGACGGTCTACGGCGCCCGCTTCGTCGTGCAGGCCGAACCCTTCGA
Proteins encoded in this window:
- a CDS encoding ABC transporter substrate-binding protein, whose protein sequence is MCERHGNTHSQLSSLSRRGFLKSSSATAVSVALPAGLAAALGATDAAAATTLKATHGAGLCNLGIFLAKKRELAKADGVELDFVVTPTTTDVVTLFGSGQVDISVIPYSNFLTLVDAGAPVRMVAGAGVEGCILIGRDGIKTAADLKGKTIGTFQADTLEVLPYDYLKKAGMSFKDVKMAYFNTSPELAAAFINGGIDAVCHIEPYATQCLTSRKGATVLTDGRDVYGRNYADCVLAARIPLIEKNPQAIKAVIKAMFVAQSQAEKDPAAALKDTVGTYYKTSLEAATLAQSKQPVMIDQRHNAKFFAERGQSMMEMGYVKKPMPASALDWSLIEQVIKENKPLYDSLRLKAA
- a CDS encoding ABC transporter ATP-binding protein, with the protein product MGSAIQLNRVTKIWNEGEPGAVTAVESLSLQVGEGEFVVLLGPSGCGKSSLLYMLAGLEQPSAGELLCDGRRVAGPAPERSMIFQEASLYPWLTVLDNVALGLRLQGVERAERETRAQALLRQVGLGDMGQRRPHELSGGMRQRVALARALAMKPRVLLMDEPFAALDVQTRARMQGHLLEVWRASGASVLLVTHSIDEALALADRIVVFTARPGRVKHEVSVELPRPRNPHDLRMVDLHRQLTELLADEVDRAFLEQETR
- a CDS encoding CreA family protein, with protein sequence MTKSLIAALALAACAASSRAEPVGEVDTVFKWIGPDHKIVVDAYDDPDVAGVTCYVSRAKTGGIKGGLGLAEDKAEASIACRQTGPISFPKPLRQQDEMFSERISLVFKKLRVVRMVDKPRNTLVYLTYSDRVIEGSPQNSVTAVPVDRGTPIPLR
- a CDS encoding DUF4864 domain-containing protein, producing MTRALRSLLRAIAALGLAVSLSAQAAGVSRADAQKVRAVIQAQLAAFAADDARRAFSFAAPGIRQMFGTPQRFLDMVREGYPVVYRPASVGFLKPEANGRTVIQAVEMADGEGTLWVAVYQLERHKGAWRITGCELVPSDGKVI
- a CDS encoding UxaA family hydrolase; translated protein: MSAFIRIHPADDVVIAKQQLIGGTLLEGEGVTVAGLIPPGHKVAVRSIRAGAPVRRYNQIIGTARVDIAPGQHVHTHNLEFASFARDYAVGTSVQPTEYAAEPASFMGIVRPDGRVATRNYLGVLTSVNCSATAARAIADHFRRDVNPRALERFPNVDGVVALTHGAGCATASDGEPLQILRRTLGGYARHANFAGVLMVGLGCETNQISGLLEQEGLQEGSQLQTFSIQDSGGTKKTVAKGIELIEWMLEEANRVQRQPVPASHITVGLQCGGSDGYSGISANPALGAAVDRLVRHGGTAILSESPEVYGGEHLLTRRAVSQQVADKLVARLKWWEDYCARNGGEMDNNPSAGNKAGGLTTILEKSLGAIAKSGTTNLVEVYEYAQPVTAKGLVFMDTPGYDPVSATGQVAGGANLICFTTGRGSAYGCAPSPSLKLSTNTALWLKQEDDIDINCGEVVDGTASIDELGERIFRLMLETASGRQTKSEGHGYGQSEFVPWQLGAVM
- a CDS encoding SRPBCC family protein; translated protein: MQTDLVISRLLNAPRAALWRAWTEPALLAEWWCPKPWTTQVKAFELRPGGDFHTFMQGPDGGTSDNPGSFLEIVPGARLVFTSQLTGGWRPATPWMAFTAVISLADELGGTRYVATVMHPDEATRARHEELGFFEGLEPAIDQLEATARQIP
- the manD gene encoding D-mannonate dehydratase ManD, with translation MKITAARVIVCCPGRNFVTLKIETDQGLTGLGDATLNGRELAVVSYLTDHVIPCLIGRDAHQIEDIWQYLYRGAYWRRGPVTMSAIAAVDTALWDLKAKAAGMPLYQLLGGASRTGVMVYGHANGRDIEQTVDEVLRYKEEGYKAIRAQSGVPGLEKVYGVGRGTMFYEPADADLPSEHDWSTEKYLRHTPQLFEAVRAAVGPDTHLLHDVHHRLTPIEAARLGKDLEPHRLFWMEDATPAENQEAFRLIRQHTTTPLAVGEVFNTIWDCKDLIQNQLIDYIRTTVVHAGGITHLRRIADLAAMYQVRTGSHGATDLSPVCMGAALHFDLWVPNFGIQEYMRHTEETDAVFPHAYTFEDGFLHPGETPGHGVEIDEALAARYPYQRAYLPVNRQQHDGTLWHW
- a CDS encoding mannitol dehydrogenase family protein produces the protein MTALADKAGLSAGIVHLGLGAFARAHLIPATEAAMAASGERDWGVLGVSLRHADVRDALESSRFDYTLALRDADAHGTPRERRERLRTLLGVLVAPEDPQAVLDAIAAPATRIVSLTVTEKGYHHDPATGALKRDDPGLAHDLAHPHSPRTTLGFLVHGLALRHARGLGPVTLLSCDNLPSNGATLRGLVLAFAAQVDARLADWIASTCRFPNDMVDRIVPRNDDLTVVTAEPFFDWAIEDDFAAGRPDWTVYGARFVVQAEPFEKLKLRMVNGAHSTIAYLGVVAGWATVDCAIREPALRRAVDAMMREEIEPTLHGLADLDLAAYRARLLDRFANPALAHRTRQIAMDGSQKIPQRWLGTVRDRLAAGAPIDRLALAVAAWLHFLQGVDEAGKPYQINDPLAAELAALQARAATQADEIARVATLCDFAPVFGALGGDRRFIEAVARHTASLRERGVLSTLESLQ
- a CDS encoding ABC transporter permease; this translates as MAAVPAMVEPAVPLAPPVAAAARQRPSALLARLRSALWACASVGLFVGVWEFSWWRGWADPLLLPPPHLFLANLADQFRFFDPNGDRAGALSSGGSLGSVLGVIAWTSLRVTAGLALGFVLSLAVGVGIRYFGVFGKLTLPTITLLAPISPVAWLPVAVFMFGIGNPPAVFLVFISVFFVMVLSTLSQIDAVPASYLRVARIMGATKRQLFRHVILPAILPGLFVTLRLNLFAAWMVVLIAEAVGVGSGLGQVVMMARNTFNASLVFFTMTLIGLAGFAFDQALRWVQRRVLWWVGPSAAAGGL
- a CDS encoding amidohydrolase family protein, producing the protein MTVSLVSARWIVTGVADRHTPVIHSDAALAHDNGRVIAVGPAAQMRAAYPGASETRYPQHMMLPGFVNSHHHVGMTPLQLGSPDYALELWFASRLSARDIDPYLDTLYSAFEMLASGVTTVQHIHGWMRGPYSHVHDTASAVLNAYRDIGMRASYCFAVREQNRFVYEADEDFCARLPPEVGAAMAAHLKAQAMPFADFMQLFDDLVAENRSELTRMQLAPANLHWVSDDGLLAMKEKADAAGVPMHMHLLETAMQKAYAKRRTGTTAVKHLHKLGLLGPKLTLGHGVWLTEEDIELAAHTGTCICHNCSSNFRLRSGLLPLMEYEKRGITVGMGLDEAGLNDDRDMLQELRLALNVHRVPGLDDDEVPSCPQVLRMATEHGAHTTAFGADIGRLDAGRYFDAVVIDFDRAMYPYQDDDIPPLDALIQRAKTQHVAAVMVGGELVCENGRFTRIDRDATLEKLAQALSKPRTEAENHRRWLRREVFPQVKNFYRHYLDEEPAREPFYGNSSRR